The following is a genomic window from Streptomyces sp. BHT-5-2.
CCGGTTCGGCGCACCGGTAACCCGGTCGCTGATCGCCTGTGACCACTGATCACACGGCACCGTTCGTGCCGTCCCCCACGGCCGAGACCACGGCTACGACCGGTTCCAGCTGTTCACCCACGCCGACAATGCTCGTGCCCAACGTCCCAACGTCTCTACGAGGGCATCGGCTTCACACTCACCAGCCAGGATGCCGTATCTGACGAGGGTGAGAGCATCATCCACTGTCTGTGGGTTCCTCATCATGGGTTCCTCGTCAAATGCCTCTGTGACACCGGAACGTTCGGGCTTACTCGTCCAGTTGGCGGATGAGCGCTTCGTGGCCTACCCGGCCGGCTGGGTGCGGGACTTGGTGCGGCGGGGTGCGCCGGTCCGGGGCGTGGACGGGACCGGGCCGATTGCCTTGACCATGCGCAGAACAGGAGCGGTCTCCAGGCTGCGGATCGCTGCCACGGCCCCCACCTTGTCGATGAGGTAGCGGTGCAGCGCTGCCGGGTCGGGGCACAGTGCCTGGGCGACCAGGTTGCTGGGGCCCGTGACGGCGGCCACGTAGGCGAGTTCGTGGTGTCCGGCCAAGGTCCGGGCGACGTGGTCAAGGTGGGCGGGGGCGACGGCCATCCACAGCATTGCCTGTGTGGTGACGCCCAGCAGGGTGTTGTCGAGCTCGAGGTCGAAGAAGAGTGCGCCGACGGCTCGCAGATCGGCCAGCCGGCGCGCGATGGTGGCGGCCGACCAGCCGGTGGCCGCGGCGAGGTCGGTGAGGCTGGCACGGCCGTCGCGCTGGAGGGCGGCGAGCAGGTCGTCGTCGGCCGGGGTGAGTGCCTGCTGCGCGGGACGGGCGGGCACGATGGCGGGCTGGAGGCGGCGGCGCTGCTCGGCGTCGAGGCTCTGTTCGCGTCCGGGCCAGGCGGTGGGTCCACCGAGGTAGGTGTGCAGGACGCAGTGTGCGGAGACGGCGGTGATGGCGGCCGTGCGCGGGATGTCGTGCAACAGCAGCGCGTGCCCAGCCTGGCCGACGGCGGTAGGCGTGTGCACGAGCGCGACGATCTCGGTGCCGCCCGAGGCCAGCATGACCCAGGAGGTGTCGGCGCGGCGGGCGAGCGCGGCCGCGAGGTCCTGGGCGGCGTGCGGGCCGGCGGTGAGCCGCAGCAGCCACTGCGTACGCCCGGCCCGGTGGGGGTCGGCCAGACCCACCACCCGCAGCGACGCCTCGGCGCGCAGCCGGCGGTAGCGGCGGGAGACGGTCTGTGTCGAGACGCCGAGGACGTCCGCGATCGTGCTGAACGGCGCCCGGCCGTCGATGTGCAGGGCGTGGATGAGACCGCGATCAATGTCGTCCAGCATGTGAGAATCATGCACACAAGACAGAGATGTGGAAAGTCTCATCGCTCTATCGGCAGAAGTGGAAGCTGGATCGCGCCTCGGCGCACCGTCGAGGCATGCCTGACGAATCCACCACACGCCATCCGCACCGCTGGGCCGCGCTGGCGGTGCTCCTGCTCGCCGAGGCGATGAACCTCCTCGACGCCACCATCACGACCGTCGCCGCGCCGGTGATCCGTGCCGACCTCGGCGGCTCGAACGCGGCCATCCAGT
Proteins encoded in this region:
- a CDS encoding Lrp/AsnC family transcriptional regulator; this translates as MLDDIDRGLIHALHIDGRAPFSTIADVLGVSTQTVSRRYRRLRAEASLRVVGLADPHRAGRTQWLLRLTAGPHAAQDLAAALARRADTSWVMLASGGTEIVALVHTPTAVGQAGHALLLHDIPRTAAITAVSAHCVLHTYLGGPTAWPGREQSLDAEQRRRLQPAIVPARPAQQALTPADDDLLAALQRDGRASLTDLAAATGWSAATIARRLADLRAVGALFFDLELDNTLLGVTTQAMLWMAVAPAHLDHVARTLAGHHELAYVAAVTGPSNLVAQALCPDPAALHRYLIDKVGAVAAIRSLETAPVLRMVKAIGPVPSTPRTGAPRRTKSRTQPAG